The sequence below is a genomic window from Nitrospirota bacterium.
TATCTGTAGTGATTGCGATCCCAGGAACTTTTCTGCGCAATTTCTCAATTCCTTCAAGATACTGATCATATGAATATCCCCTGTTCATACGATGTAAAATCCTGCTTGAACCGGATTGTATCGGGAGATGAATGTGTTCACATACCGAATGAAGGGAGGATATCGCTGAGATGAGTTCATCAGAAAGATCCCTCGGGTGGGAGGTAACGAACCGTATTCTCTCAATCCCCTGTATTGCATCAAGCATTTCGAGAAGCGCAGAAAAGCCGATATCACTTCTGTATGAATTCACATTCTGTCCGAGAAGAGTAACCTCTTTATACTCCATCCGTGCCAGTTCCTCTACCTCCGCACGAATATTTGCACTCGGTCTTGACCTTTCACGGCCTCTTGTGAAGGGCACAATACAATAGCTGCAGTAATTATTGCACCCGTACATGATAGTCACCCATGCCCTCGCACCGTCACCCCTTTTCACCGGAAGATCGTGCAGGGCAATCGCCGGATTGCCATGCACTGCAACTATAGGTGTTTTTTGTGCTGCCATTGTACCCAGGGCATGAATATTTTCTGGTCCGAAAACCATGTCAACATGGGGAGCATGTTTGAAAATCTTTTCCCCTTCCTGCTGAGCTATACAGCCTGCCACAATGATTCTGGTACCGGGCCTCTTCTTCTTGAGAGATTTAATCCGGCCAAGCTCGCTGTAGAACTTCTGTTCGGCCTTCTGCCGTATGCTGCATGTATTGAATATGACAATATCAGCGTTTCCTACATTGTCGGTTGCTGTATAACCCTGCTTCTCCATAATCCCGAGTATTTTCTCCGAATCATGGACATTCATCTGACATCCGAAAGTCTTGATATAGACGGTTCTTTCCATAAAAAAATGTAACATGTATTATCCTTCCGATACAAGGCCAATCATCAGATAAATACTTTTATCCTTGACAGAGGCAGCAGGATTTGATACCGTGGATTTCAAAATATATTTGCATTATCGGGAAAGGTGTTAGACTAAGAAATTCGTTTCCCGCACATCCCTAGATCCCTACGTAAACCGCACAGGGATTGTTGAAATATTGAACGTCATAATTCTATTATAGAACATGATTGGCACATTACTGAGTAAAGTATTCGGAACCAAGAATGAGCGCGAACTGAAACGATTGTGGCCGCTCGTCGAACGCGTTAATTCGTTAGAATCACCAATATCCGCCCTTTCTGAAGAGGAGTTAAGAAAAAAGTCAGGAGAATTCAGGGGGAGGCTTGGGAACGGAGAATCCCTGAGCGACCTTCTTCCCGAGGCCTTTGCCGTTGTTCGTGAAGTATCGAGAAGAAAACTGAATATGAGGCATTTTGATGTACAGATCCTCGGCGGCGTGGTTCTTCACGAAGGGAAAATAGCCGAAATGAAGACCGGTGAAGGAAAAACGCTTGTAGCCACCCTCCCCGTCTACCTCAATGCGCTTGAAGGAAAAGGGGTCCATGTGATCACTGTCAATGACTATCTTGCAAAAAGGGATACACAGTGGATGGGCCCAATCTATAACTTTCTTGGTCTTTCCGTGGGTGTTATTCAGCATGATGTCTCTTTCATTTTTGATCCTTCCTATCTCTCCACGGACAAGAGGCTTGATTATCTCAAACCCTGCTCCCGCCAAGAGGCATACTCTGCTGACATCACCTACGGAACAAACAATGAATTCGGGTTTGACTATCTTAGGGACAACATGAAATATGATATCTCTGACTACTGTCAGCGTGAGCTGTATTATGCCATTGTTGATGAGGTTGACAGTATCCTCATTGATGAAGCGAGAACCCCGCTCATTATTTCGGGACCTTCGGAGGAATCTACTGACAAATATTACAGGATCGACAAAATTATACCAGGCCTCAGGAAGGATACCGACTTTACGATTGATGAAAAGGCAAGAACAGCTGTTCTTACTGAAGAAGGAAATATTAAGGTTGAACGCTCCCTCGGTGCCGGAAATCTGTATGATCCCTCGAATATAGAACTCGTCCATCATGTCCTGCAGGCATTAAAGGCGCATGCCCTGTTCAAAAGGGATGTCGATTACGTTGTGAAGGACGGGGAGGTCATTATCGTGGATGAATTTACCGGCAGGCTTATGCCCGGTAGGCGCTGGTCCGACGGACTCCACCAGGCAGTTGAAGCAAAAGAAGGTGTCAGAATCGAAAGTGAAAATCAGACTTTGGCAACCATTACATTTCAGAACTATTTCAGGATGTACAAGAAGCTGGCGGGAATGACCGGTACGGCAGATACAGAAGCCGAGGAATTTGCAAAAATCTACAATCTTGAAGTTATGGTTATACCCACCAACAAGCCTATGATCAGGGAAGACCATCCTGATATGATCTATAAAACCGAGAAGGCAAAATACAATGCCGTGATACATGAAATTGAGGAGCTCCATGCAAAGGGCCAGCCTGTCCTTGTCGGAACAATTTCCATAGAAAAATCTGAGTACCTGAGTTACCTCCTGAAGAAGAAGGGCATTGCTCATGCGGTTCTGAATGCGAAATATCATGAGCGAGAGGCTGAAATTATTGCACAGGCAGGGAGATCCGCCGCAGTAACCATAGCCACAAATATGGCAGGAAGAGGAACTGATATCGTACTGGGGGGAAACCCTGAAGGACTTGCACGTGAAATGCTGAGAGATTCACAGGAATACTCTGAAGATGACTGGAAACACACTCTCTCAAAGGCCGATGCAATATGCAAACAGAACAGGGAAAACGTAGTATCTTCAGGGGGCCTTCATATCCTCGGAACTGAACGACATGAAGCGAGAAGGATTGACAACCAGTTGCGTGGCCGTTCAGGAAGGCAGGGAGACGCCGGTTCCTCCAGATTCTATCTCTCTCTTGAAGATGATCTGATGAGGATATTCGGGTCAGACAGAATCTCCGGACTCATGGGCAAACTCGGCATGGAAGAAGACATCCCGATTGAAAACAAGATGATCACTAAAGCGATAGAAAACGCCCAAAAACGTGTCGAAGCACACAATTTTGACATCAGAAAGCACCTTCTCGAATATGACGACGTAATGAACAAGCAGAGGTCAGAAATTTATTCTTTCAGAAAAGAGATACTCCAGGGTGAAAATCTCAAAGACCGCATAATGAGCATGACCGATGAGGTACTGGACGAATTGCTCTTTATTTACTGCCCTTCCGAAAAATATATTGAAGAATGGGACATGAAAGGTCTTAAGGATGCACTCTTCGGGGTGTTTTCTCTTTCGCCTGAGCTCTCACCCTCAAATCAGGAATCCCTCCGTGAAACCCTTCTTTCTGAAGTAAGACGTGCATACGAGAAAAAGGAGACTGAGGTTGACAGTGATGTCATGAGATATCTGGAAAGGGTAGTTCTTCTCCAGATAATCGATACTCAGTGGAAGGATCATCTTCTTGCCATGGATCATCTTAAGGAAGGAATAGGCCTAAGGGGATACGGACAAAAGGACCCTTTGGTTGAGTACAAAAAAGAGGCATTCGATATCTTTGCCGAAATGTCGTCAAGGATAAATACTGAAGTTGTCAGGAGGATCTTCAAAATACAGATTGAAAAAAAGGAGAGCATTCAGAGGGAACCTGCAAAACAGTCAAGGTTCAGTTATAACAGAGGTGAAGGGTCCGGGCCGGCTCAGGCGGTAAGACGCGGGAAAAAAGTAGGAAGAAACGACCCATGTCCATGCGGAAGCGGAAAAAAGTACAAAAAATGCTGCGGTGTGAATGCATAAAATAGCCCTGATAGGAAAAAGTGCGCAAAAGACCGAATATGAGGAAGCTCTTATTGCACTTGGACACCACGTCAGCAAGTATGATTCGATAGAAAAAGTCCTCCCTTTCTTGGTAGAAAAGGCAGATGTTATTATCATTGACAAAACAATGAACAGTTCACCCTCTTTCAGGGATTTCCTGAAGGCATCGAAAAACATCCCGAAAATAATCATCTCAGACAGCTACTCTTTCAGAGGTTTTACTCCATGGATCAGGGAACCCCTTTCTTATCCGCTGTATGTCCCCTCTCCCAGCGTGCTTCTGAATTATATCAAGAAATCATTGAAAGAAAGCTCACTTTTTCACGAGAACAACAGAATAAAGACTGACTTGCTGCTGGCAAAACGCGAGCTCAATTTTTATCAGGAAGTGAGCAAAGCCCTCACGTCATCTCTGGATCTGAACGATGTGCTCACGAGAATTATGAGGAAAATAAAGGCGATGACAAAAGCAGAAGCCTGGTCTGTCCTTCTTGTTGACCAGGAAACAGGGGAACTTGTTTTCGAAAAGACCGATGTGCCCAAGACAAAAGGAATGCAGAAATTCCGGATGAAAATGGGTGAGGGCATCGCCGGCTGGGTTGCCAAGGAAGGCATCCCTGTTGTCGTTCCTGACGTTTCAAAAGATGAGCGTTTTCTCGGTAAGATCGACAGGGCGATACATTTCAAGACCAAATCCCTTATCTGCGTGCCGATCAAGACAAATGAACAGGTACTCGGCGTCATCGAACTTGTCAACAAAACAACAGGAGGGCATTTTGTCAAAGAAGACCTTGACCTCTTAATGAGACTGGTCGATCAGACAGCGATTGTTATTGAA
It includes:
- the miaB gene encoding tRNA (N6-isopentenyl adenosine(37)-C2)-methylthiotransferase MiaB — protein: MLHFFMERTVYIKTFGCQMNVHDSEKILGIMEKQGYTATDNVGNADIVIFNTCSIRQKAEQKFYSELGRIKSLKKKRPGTRIIVAGCIAQQEGEKIFKHAPHVDMVFGPENIHALGTMAAQKTPIVAVHGNPAIALHDLPVKRGDGARAWVTIMYGCNNYCSYCIVPFTRGRERSRPSANIRAEVEELARMEYKEVTLLGQNVNSYRSDIGFSALLEMLDAIQGIERIRFVTSHPRDLSDELISAISSLHSVCEHIHLPIQSGSSRILHRMNRGYSYDQYLEGIEKLRRKVPGIAITTDIIAGFPGETEGDHKATMSALREIEFDGIFAFKYSERPWTKAAEMDDQVAEGIKANRLNEILLIQDKITSGKNKLLEGTIQEILIEGRSETDRNKMSGRTRTNKIVNVAGNGYTKGSMVSVRIIRGRKHSLEGKPL
- the secA gene encoding preprotein translocase subunit SecA produces the protein MIGTLLSKVFGTKNERELKRLWPLVERVNSLESPISALSEEELRKKSGEFRGRLGNGESLSDLLPEAFAVVREVSRRKLNMRHFDVQILGGVVLHEGKIAEMKTGEGKTLVATLPVYLNALEGKGVHVITVNDYLAKRDTQWMGPIYNFLGLSVGVIQHDVSFIFDPSYLSTDKRLDYLKPCSRQEAYSADITYGTNNEFGFDYLRDNMKYDISDYCQRELYYAIVDEVDSILIDEARTPLIISGPSEESTDKYYRIDKIIPGLRKDTDFTIDEKARTAVLTEEGNIKVERSLGAGNLYDPSNIELVHHVLQALKAHALFKRDVDYVVKDGEVIIVDEFTGRLMPGRRWSDGLHQAVEAKEGVRIESENQTLATITFQNYFRMYKKLAGMTGTADTEAEEFAKIYNLEVMVIPTNKPMIREDHPDMIYKTEKAKYNAVIHEIEELHAKGQPVLVGTISIEKSEYLSYLLKKKGIAHAVLNAKYHEREAEIIAQAGRSAAVTIATNMAGRGTDIVLGGNPEGLAREMLRDSQEYSEDDWKHTLSKADAICKQNRENVVSSGGLHILGTERHEARRIDNQLRGRSGRQGDAGSSRFYLSLEDDLMRIFGSDRISGLMGKLGMEEDIPIENKMITKAIENAQKRVEAHNFDIRKHLLEYDDVMNKQRSEIYSFRKEILQGENLKDRIMSMTDEVLDELLFIYCPSEKYIEEWDMKGLKDALFGVFSLSPELSPSNQESLRETLLSEVRRAYEKKETEVDSDVMRYLERVVLLQIIDTQWKDHLLAMDHLKEGIGLRGYGQKDPLVEYKKEAFDIFAEMSSRINTEVVRRIFKIQIEKKESIQREPAKQSRFSYNRGEGSGPAQAVRRGKKVGRNDPCPCGSGKKYKKCCGVNA
- a CDS encoding sensor domain-containing diguanylate cyclase, with the translated sequence MHKIALIGKSAQKTEYEEALIALGHHVSKYDSIEKVLPFLVEKADVIIIDKTMNSSPSFRDFLKASKNIPKIIISDSYSFRGFTPWIREPLSYPLYVPSPSVLLNYIKKSLKESSLFHENNRIKTDLLLAKRELNFYQEVSKALTSSLDLNDVLTRIMRKIKAMTKAEAWSVLLVDQETGELVFEKTDVPKTKGMQKFRMKMGEGIAGWVAKEGIPVVVPDVSKDERFLGKIDRAIHFKTKSLICVPIKTNEQVLGVIELVNKTTGGHFVKEDLDLLMRLVDQTAIVIEKTSLYQKMTELAITDDLTKLFNTRYLNRTIEIEIQRSSRYGTSLSLIFMDVDHFKRINDSYGHLIGSKVLVEVGQLLLKSLRTVDIVARYGGDEFVIVLPQTPPEAATQIAERMRKAIEQNSFLKKEGYALKMTASFGVASYPESAKSKEELVKIADDAMYRVKHHTRNAVYAIV